The Blastocatellia bacterium genome has a segment encoding these proteins:
- a CDS encoding phosphate ABC transporter substrate-binding protein has protein sequence MKPSEADQVKARFGTAVIETPVALDGLAVFVHESNPVSELSLRQLRDIYTGRITSWKQVGGRDEPIVLYSRENNSGTYLYFKEHVLENADFAPTAQNLPGTAAVINAVAHDPNAIGYGGIAYGKGIKHVKVKKTDTSPAIEPTLDNVVRGIYPISRALYFYTAGRPKNPVALDFIRWVLSPEGQAVVSEVGYYPLPEAERLKAAAQWN, from the coding sequence GATGAAGCCGAGCGAAGCCGACCAGGTCAAGGCGCGATTCGGCACCGCCGTGATCGAGACGCCGGTTGCTCTGGACGGGCTGGCCGTATTTGTCCACGAATCAAATCCGGTCTCGGAACTGTCCCTCCGGCAATTGCGGGACATTTATACCGGCCGGATCACCTCCTGGAAACAGGTCGGCGGGCGCGATGAACCGATTGTCCTCTACAGCCGCGAGAATAATTCCGGCACCTATCTCTACTTCAAGGAGCATGTGCTGGAGAACGCCGATTTCGCGCCGACGGCGCAAAACCTTCCCGGCACGGCGGCAGTGATCAATGCGGTCGCCCATGATCCCAACGCCATCGGCTACGGGGGTATCGCCTATGGCAAGGGGATCAAGCACGTCAAGGTGAAAAAGACCGATACATCACCGGCGATTGAACCGACCTTGGACAACGTCGTACGGGGGATCTATCCGATCAGTCGCGCCCTTTATTTTTACACAGCGGGCCGGCCGAAGAATCCCGTGGCCCTGGACTTCATCCGCTGGGTTCTGTCGCCCGAAGGCCAGGCGGTGGTGTCGGAGGTCGGCTATTATCCCCTGCCGGAGGCCGAGCGCCTGAAAGCAGCCGCCCAATGGAACTGA